Part of the Bacteroidales bacterium genome is shown below.
TTGTTCTTCAAGTACCCTCAGACTAATAAGAGGCATTAGCGGTTTACCGGATTCGAGATGAATCCTGACATACTCTCTCATTCCCTCTATATAAGTAATATCATTAACTGAAACACGAACTGTTTTATAATCTGATTTCACAAAAATATACTCTCTTGAATTCCCGATCCTTGGAGACTCCTGTACAGATGATTCAAAATAACTTCTGGCCTTATTTGCCGATTTTAGAAACTCATTGTACCCAACAGGCTTTAACAGGTAATCAAGTGCATCAAGTCTGAAACCTTCAATCGCATATTCACTGAATGCCGTTACAAATATTATCCTTGGTTTATTATGAAGCGATCGCACAAAGTCAAGCCCGCTTATATCAGGCATATTTATATCAACAAACAATAGGTCTGCCTCCTTTTCTGAAAGAAGTTCCATCGCCTCATAACCCGATCTGCAGGAAGCAACAAGTTCTAAAAATGGTGTCTTCGAAATATAACCAGCCATCTTGCTTAGTGCAAGCGGTTCATCATCTATGGCTATACATCTGATAATCATGTTGGTATAATTAATGTTACTTTGAAAGTTTTTTGATTACTATCAATTATCAACTGATGTTTATCTTCATAAAGCAGTTCAAGTCTTTTCTTAATGTTTTCAAGTCCTATTCCACCATCCTGCCGGATAGAATCATTACTGCGGAATGAAGAGATAGTATTCTCAGAAATAAAAATCAGAGAATCTTTCTCCTGGATTAACTTAAAGGAGAGCGCCGAAGGCTCCCTGTAACTAACACCATGCTTAAATGCATTTTCTATGAAAGATATAAACAGCAATGGCGGAAGGTTAACATTATTAAAATCATCAGGTAATTCAAAGGTCACCTTAACAGAATCATCCACACGAAGCTGCATGAGCTTAACATAGCTCTTTAAGAATTCAACCTCTCTCTTCAGTGTGGTAGTCCCTCTTCCTGATTCATAAAGAAGGTACCTCATCATTTCCGATAACTTCAGAATGGCATTCTGGGCCAGCTTCTGATCTGCTTCAATTAATGAATGTATATTGTTTAAAGTATTCATGAAGAAATGAGGACTGATCTGATTCTGAAGAAAAGCAAGTTCTGATTTCATATGTTCCTTTTCTACCTCCTTGCGTGCCTGCTCTTCATCAAACCATCTGTTTGTTACAGCTATTGCAGTATTGAATCCGGCTATCAGAAGTGATATCAGAAAGGTATTTAAGAACTGAACCAGGGGCTGACCAGGCAATGGCATTCTGCTGTTCTGAGAAATTCCTGCTTCTGCAGGTGGTTTAAATAATTCCGGGCTGGACGGGATGTTATTACGTACTGCAGGTGGGATACCTGGTCTCATTTCTTCCCTTCCCCACTGCGGATCCTTAAGTATTCTCTGCTCAAGCACTTTGGGATCGCCTTTAAATATAATTGGATTCAGAATATGAAATACTGAAGTAACGCTCAAAGCCACAACAAGGAGCGATACTACATAGAGTTTTGTCCTGCTTCTGAAAAGCAACAGTGGCAAAAGCAAAATATTATTTACAAGAAAAATAATAACGAAAGGCAACAAGCGAAGTCCATCATAGAAAACCTTGGCAAAATCTCCCTTTGAACTATAGTTATTCGTAATAATAGGGATAATCAGAAATAACAGCCATAAAAAGATATATATGACATACTCCGGTATCTTACGTGACTTGATTTTCATCTGATACTATTTAAGCTGATTCAGACCTGATAGTGCAGATGTGTCTCCGGGAGAAAGTAACAATGCCTGATTAAATAGTACTATTGCATCTGCTTTTTTCCCCTGATACAGTCTTGTCCATGCAAGCATAATTATTGAACCATAATCCATTGGATAGAGGTTAACAATCTTCTCGAAATTTCTGCCGGCATTATCAAAGTCTTTCCGGTTGTACAATAATACCCCCAGCCAGTATAGTGATGTAGTATTCATCGGATCAATCCTGAGTATCGCTTCGTATTGTTCCTTTACCCTGTCCCAGCTCGCCAGGGCATCCAAAGCTTTAATTAATCCGAACCTGACCTCAATGGCATAAGGCTTAAGTTTTATGGCTTTCTCGTAATAGTTTACCGATTCGGTATACTGTTTTGCCAGAAAAAATAACCAGCCTAACCTTGCATTTATTGAATAATTATCTGCCTGGTAAACTGATTTTATCTCAGACACACCCTGAACATAGTTACCGCCTTGCTCCGATTTATAACTACTTGCAAAAGCCGCCTGTATCCTGCTATCTGACTGTCCGCTCAGATTTCCTGCAGTTATTGCTGACAGGATTAGAAATAAATATACTCTTAAAGTTTCCATCTTAAACCTCCCAGATATGAAAATTGATTATAATGAAATGAACTGTTCTCGTAAAATTCTTTTCTTTCCCAGGAATAATTTGCCCATAAAGAAATTCTTTTTCCAACCGGAATATAACCTGAGATTCCGGTCTTCATTGTTAGAGGATCTATTGAATTATAAACATATAATCCGTTGAATTCATTGTAATTTAACATCCTTCCGAATGATGCATTTCCTTCAAGCCATACCTTCTTTAACATCCTGAACCCTGCTTTCTGGCTAAATATCAGATTGTTACTCTGTGCCTGAAAAAGACCCGAAACATTTGAAGTGAGGTAGAACCCCGATTTCCCCGGGAAAACATAACCTGCCTGCAGTCCTGTCTGAAAAATACTCTCCGATGCCATTTTCAATGCTGATCCGCTTAGCTCAAGTGATATACGGTTAAGATCAGGGGCCAGAGAAACTAGGAACAGGTTTCCATTCAGGGCTGATGACACTGAACTATTATGCAAATAGTGGTATCCTCCTCTGACAATTAATTTTCTGCTTATCAGGATATTCAATAATGAATAATACTCTAGTTGCCTTACATTTATTGTTTCATCAGTGCCCGACAACTGCAGTTCTGCCTGCTGGGTATATTTTGAGAAGGACTGAAATAATGATAATCGTGGACTGATCTTGCTTCCAACACCAACCCTGTAATATTGAGGATGTGACCTGTAGGAGGTTCCGGCGAATTTAAAATTATACTCCATTTCAATACTTTCTATTGCACTGGAAGTCTTTATTCCAAGTGCTTCCATGAATTCGCTACTGAGTCTTTTCTCGATTGTCCCGGAATATTTTTCCCTTCCTGTATAAAGATTTGAATAGTACAAATATTCGAGAGTAAACTGATCATAGCTGTCGAATGCAAGTGCTTTCTCAAAATCTGACCGTGACTTATAATAATCTCCACTTGCAAATCTTGCATAACCGACTCTCTGACGAAGATATTTATAATCAATTCCTTTGCTTATTGCCTCATTACCAAGACCAATCAGTTCATTCCATTTCCCCGACAGGTATAAACTATAGGTAACACTGTCATAATAGTGATAATCATGCTCCTTCTGGCCAATCAAAGCAGATGGTGTCAGAAGCATAATCAGTGCAAATGTCAGATATCTGTTCTTTTGGCGCATATGGTTGTTGTAGTGTTTTTAAAAGAAAACTCCTCAATATGATTGTCTGAAAGAATAATCTCTCCCGACCCCTCTTCCCTGACAGAGTGGAAATATGAGATTCCGATTTTTGACGCCAATCTGATCTTAGCAGGATTAACCGGAGAATCTGCCCATACTGGTCTGATCGAATATTTTGCCTTCATATACTGGTAGAACGGAGCCACAAAATCGTGCAGAAACAAGGAGATGCGATTCTTTCTGATTATATGTAAAGGAAAAAGATCATCTATTTCAATTGAGCTGTAATAAGCCAGCAATACCTTATATGCTGTAAGATAGAATGTGTATAGCAACGATTTCTGATCTCCGTAGAATGAAGTGA
Proteins encoded:
- a CDS encoding response regulator transcription factor; the encoded protein is MIRCIAIDDEPLALSKMAGYISKTPFLELVASCRSGYEAMELLSEKEADLLFVDINMPDISGLDFVRSLHNKPRIIFVTAFSEYAIEGFRLDALDYLLKPVGYNEFLKSANKARSYFESSVQESPRIGNSREYIFVKSDYKTVRVSVNDITYIEGMREYVRIHLESGKPLMPLISLRVLEEQLPSDRFMRVHRSYIVNLQKIVTIEHNRIVFDGKVYIPVSEQYKEQFNNYVSTHMLG
- a CDS encoding sensor histidine kinase, with amino-acid sequence MKIKSRKIPEYVIYIFLWLLFLIIPIITNNYSSKGDFAKVFYDGLRLLPFVIIFLVNNILLLPLLLFRSRTKLYVVSLLVVALSVTSVFHILNPIIFKGDPKVLEQRILKDPQWGREEMRPGIPPAVRNNIPSSPELFKPPAEAGISQNSRMPLPGQPLVQFLNTFLISLLIAGFNTAIAVTNRWFDEEQARKEVEKEHMKSELAFLQNQISPHFFMNTLNNIHSLIEADQKLAQNAILKLSEMMRYLLYESGRGTTTLKREVEFLKSYVKLMQLRVDDSVKVTFELPDDFNNVNLPPLLFISFIENAFKHGVSYREPSALSFKLIQEKDSLIFISENTISSFRSNDSIRQDGGIGLENIKKRLELLYEDKHQLIIDSNQKTFKVTLIIPT
- a CDS encoding tetratricopeptide repeat protein, whose translation is METLRVYLFLILSAITAGNLSGQSDSRIQAAFASSYKSEQGGNYVQGVSEIKSVYQADNYSINARLGWLFFLAKQYTESVNYYEKAIKLKPYAIEVRFGLIKALDALASWDRVKEQYEAILRIDPMNTTSLYWLGVLLYNRKDFDNAGRNFEKIVNLYPMDYGSIIMLAWTRLYQGKKADAIVLFNQALLLSPGDTSALSGLNQLK